In Flavobacterium enshiense, the genomic stretch TAAAAACAAAACCGAAGGCTCGTGTAATATTCCGGCTATCAGATTTACACGTCGCTTCATTCCTCCAGAGAAAGTTTCTATTCTTTTACCTGCAAATTTTAACAAGCCCAAATGTTCCAGTGCCTCATCCACTTTATCGTGCAGGTTTTTACCTTTCAAACCATACATACTTCCAAAGTAACGCAGGTTTTCACGTGCCGTCAACGTTGGATACAAAGCATATTCCTGAGGAACAACACCAATTGTTTCCTTAATTAGAGTGGCATTTTTGTCGTATGAGAGTCCGTCAATCGTAAACTTTCCGGAAGTTGGTTTTATTAGTCCGCATAGCATTGAAATCAGCGTGGTTTTACCAGCTCCGTTAGGTCCCAGCAAACCAAAGATTTCGCTTCTTTCAATCAACAGACTCAGGTTGTTCACTGAAAAATCATCGGCCTCTTTGTACTTCTTGTAAAGTTCGGTGATATGTATTATCGGCTCATTCATAAAGACTTAAATTGCTTTTTTAAGTTTTTTAAAAAAAGCTTCTTCTAGATCAGCCAATTGAAGCAGTTCATCAGCCAAGCTGTTATAGACATCTGCCTGATTGCTTCTCTTTTTATAAACTCGCGCAGCGTTTACTGCAAAATCACGCCATTGATCCCCAATAGCTGTCATTTCAATAGAAAGTTCCTTTAGCGCATCATTTTTAAGAATAACGGAAGCTTCCTGAAGAAAAGCCGCATAAATGAACCTGAAACCACCGCCTCCGGTACCGATTTCTTCCTGCATGCGTACCATCTGAGCCAAATAATGATTCGCTACTCGGGCACCTTTTTTAACAGGCCATTTTCGGATACTGCTTGCTACGTATCGCATTCCTCTTACGCCAATAATCGGCATAGGAGCCAACATATCGTTGCAGGTATTTTTTATCCCTTTTCTGATGGCAGTTTCCCAGTCGATATTCTCCGGAATTACAGTCGGGTAATACATTTGTCCTTTAGGTGCCAGAGCTCCTTTGGCAAAACGTACTTTCTCCAATTCTTTTTCGGTCAACGTCGTAACGGTTTCCATTACCGGGTCGCTGATTAAAAAAGTATCTTCATTTTTTCCATACACAACCAGATTGTGTGCATTGAAATGAAAGCGGTATTCGTCCGGAAAATAGGTTAAATTATAAACACCAACCTGTAATCCTGACGGTATCTTGTTATCTAGATTTTCCTCCAACGCTTTTTGCGCCGATTGCGGATTGGAAAATTTTACTCTTTTTACTTTAATACCCAATCGCTTGGCCGCTTTATTGAAAATAGAACCAGGCATGGGACGATAACTGATTGCCGGTGCATGATTTACCTTCAGCAACGGCAGAAAGAAAAAGAAAAGTCCGGATCCAATACCGAAAACCATCGGTTCGCTGATATTGATTCCGTGATGCTTAAGCAAATTGGAGGCTACTCCGTTTTCGCAGTGTGCGGACTGATGATGGATGAAATTGGTTTCCATTAGTCTCCTTTATAGTTTTTTAGCGTTTCCACTGAAATTTCGAAGGCTTCAGCGTATTTCGCCATAATTTTATCATTCAATTTTTTAAATACCGTGGGTTTTCCATGACGTTTCACACGCCAAACCCACATACC encodes the following:
- a CDS encoding BtrH N-terminal domain-containing protein, coding for METNFIHHQSAHCENGVASNLLKHHGINISEPMVFGIGSGLFFFFLPLLKVNHAPAISYRPMPGSIFNKAAKRLGIKVKRVKFSNPQSAQKALEENLDNKIPSGLQVGVYNLTYFPDEYRFHFNAHNLVVYGKNEDTFLISDPVMETVTTLTEKELEKVRFAKGALAPKGQMYYPTVIPENIDWETAIRKGIKNTCNDMLAPMPIIGVRGMRYVASSIRKWPVKKGARVANHYLAQMVRMQEEIGTGGGGFRFIYAAFLQEASVILKNDALKELSIEMTAIGDQWRDFAVNAARVYKKRSNQADVYNSLADELLQLADLEEAFFKKLKKAI
- a CDS encoding ABC transporter ATP-binding protein; this translates as MNEPIIHITELYKKYKEADDFSVNNLSLLIERSEIFGLLGPNGAGKTTLISMLCGLIKPTSGKFTIDGLSYDKNATLIKETIGVVPQEYALYPTLTARENLRYFGSMYGLKGKNLHDKVDEALEHLGLLKFAGKRIETFSGGMKRRVNLIAGILHEPSVLFLDEPTVGVDVQSKNVIIDYLKELNSKGTTIIYTSHHLSEAQDFCSHIAIIDRGRIYAQGAPNELISNTPNAHNLEDVYISLTGKELRDDV